From Mya arenaria isolate MELC-2E11 chromosome 12, ASM2691426v1, the proteins below share one genomic window:
- the LOC128210676 gene encoding protein mono-ADP-ribosyltransferase PARP14-like has protein sequence MYFDNKRKCGGGGVVEQSTTFSAEENAVYITFEEEEVAQRVVSKGNHKVHRKEIEVTLLKPKRSTKRSVFRRQTSNSDSKEVKQEPVKTIRVRGMNKISSRESVTWYFENKKRAGGGDIENRYTDEEDDDIVYIRYKEEEVANAVAERKNHTVDGVDLSVALYTPPVPPPSYSNKILFKGLNEKITESVLGLFLEARANCSIVEGSLTYHADCDDNAIVTTEQDIDIERLELVCNRKPLEGSYLKVSCVPISNCILVSNISYSATKDMIELYFRNYNRSNGGPVSKVEIFENQGYCLVYFNDYKTVDSVLSKEQKFAGNTVEVKRYIQCIGRAEGDLVNRRFRLPKPISISVSQLKKRFTQSSQIAKTALEAQMKMCHATITWSEETPSVEIACSLTTDVKDCIVLASSWQDQAEQNFHDFMDNISEQHMPVMKELMEKTTSKLCDISLEQPDAVAVYISKKDGNISVVGMKHVADPLIREIEGIIKSTSDEKEETSNDEMIEEFVEFDGTQTKILVEDIPEGIDEEILEMYFEAKKLKSCEVISVDFDEEDRNAVIEFAEPGRWYF, from the exons ATGTACTTTGATAACAAGAGGAAATGTGGAGGCGGAGGTGTCGTTGAACAGAGTACTACGTTCAGTGCAGAGGAAAATGCTGTATATATAACATTCGAGGAGGAGGAAG TTGCACAAAGAGTTGTTAGTAAAGGAAATCATAAAGTACATAGAAAAGAAATTGAAGTAACCTTATTAAAACCGAAACGCTCAACTAAAAGATCGGTATTTCGAAGGCAAACGAGCAATTCGGATTCCAAAGAAGTTAAACAAGAACCTGTAAAGACAATACGTGTCCGAGGTATGAACAAGATAAGCAGTCGGGAATCGGTGACCtggtattttgaaaacaaaaagagGGCCGGAGGAGGGGATATCGAGAACAGATACACAGATGAGGAGGACGATGATATAGTCTACATCCGGTATAAGGAGGAAGAAG TTGCAAACGCTGTAGCAGAGCGTAAGAACCACACAGTGGATGGAGTTGACCTTTCCGTAGCGCTGTATACCCCACCCGTCCCTCCGCCTAGCTACTCAAACAAGATACTGTTTAAAGGGCTGAacgaaaaaataacagaaagtGTATTGGGACTTTTTCTCGAAGCTCGAGCTAACTGTTCCATTGTAGAAGGGAGTCTTACCTACCATGCAGACTGTGATGATAATGCTATAGTAACAACAGAGCAGGACATTG ACATCGAAAGATTGGAACTGGTTTGCAATAGGAAGCCATTGGAAGGCTCTTACCTCAAAGTTTCCTGTGTTCCAATATCAAACTGCATCCTCGTGTCTAACATTTCCTACAGTGCTACAAAAGACATGATTGAGCTGTACTTTAGAAATTACAATAGGAGCAACGGTGGACCTGTTAGCAAAGTCGAGATTTTCGAAAACCAAGGCTATTGTTTGGTTTACTTCAATGATTACAAAA CTGTGGATTCTGTTTTAAGTAAGGAGCAAAAGTTTGCTGGAAATACTGTTGAAGTTAAAAGATACATTCAATGTATTGGAAGAGCAGAAGGGGACTTGGTTAATAGAAGGTTTCGATTACCTAAGCCCATTTCAATATCTGTGAGCCAATTGAAAAAAAGATTCACCCAAAGCTCACAGATTGCTAAAACTGCTCTTGAAGCACAGATGAAAATGTGTCATGCAACGATTACCTGGTCCGAAGAAACCCCATCGGTAGAAATAGCATGTTCTTTAACGACTGACGTCAAAGATTGCATTGTTTTGGCATCCAGCTGGCAGGACCAAGCAGAACAAAATTTCCACGATTTTATGGACAACATATCTGAACAACATATGCCTGTTATGAAGGAGTTGATGGAGAAAACCACCTCAAAACTATGCGATATTTCATTAGAACAGCCGGATGCTGTTGCAGTCTATATTTCCAAAAAAGACGGTAACATATCAGTTGTTGGCATGAAACACGTTGCTGATCCACTCATTAGAGAGATTGAAGGCATTATTAAATCCACTTCAGATGAAAAGGAAGAGACCTCGAACGATGAGATGATTGAAGAGTTTGTAGAGTTTGATGGTACTCAAACAAAGATACTTGTGGAAGACATTCCTGAAGGCATTGACGAGGAGATATTAGAAATGTACTTTGAAGCGAAGAAGCTGAAGTCATGTGAAGTGATTAGTGTTGATTTTGATGAGGAAGATAGAAATGCTGTGATCGAATTTGCGGAGCCAGGCCGTtggtatttttaa
- the LOC128210993 gene encoding uncharacterized protein LOC128210993, with translation MAMSRKRSQNWSESERNALIDVIMSAKTTQSVSWNEAAEVVNSVGGHGGDAGEVKKKWINLKSVVKKKVMGQLHGHKQTGGGEPIEMNIKDWEEKVLATIPNVSVSGIEGGSTLVNN, from the exons ATGGCGATGTCAAGAAAAAGGTCACAGAATTGGAGTGAATCAGAGCGAAATGCTTTAATCGACGTGATTATGTCCGCGAAGACTACCCAGTCTGTATCATGGAATGAAGCGGCTGAAGT AGTAAACAGTGTTGGTGGGCATGGCGGGGACGCTGGAGAAGTGAAGAAAAAATGGATCAACTTGAAg TCTGTAGTGAAAAAGAAGGTCATGGGGCAGCTTCACGGCCACAAACAAACCGGAGGTGGCGAGCCCATTGAGATGAACATTAAGGATTGGGAGGAGAAG GTCCTTGCAACCATACCAAACGTGTCTGTTTCTGGGATAGAAGGGGGATCGACACTAGTG AACAATTGA